The DNA sequence CCCTAGCCGGCGGGGTCTTGGGGGTGGGCTTTCTCCTCGGCCAGCTCCTCGCTTGGAGGCTCCTCCTCGACTTGGGGTACGCCCCTGCAGGGAACCCTGCCAGTGGCTTCTTCTACCTGATCACCGGTCTGCACGGCCTGCACCTGCTGGGTGGGGTCCTCGCCCTAGCCTGGCCCTTGGCCCGCCAGGGACGGGCCCTGAGGCCCTGCGCCTGGTACTGGCACTATCTGCTTGGGGTTTGGCTCTTCTTCTTGGGCCTCTTGCTCCGTAGCTAGGGAGGGACAGCATGGAGGAAAGGACCCTCAGGCTACCCCGTTTCCTGGCCTACCTGGCCCAGGACTGGACCAGCGACCTCGCCACCTTCAAGGTGGTCTGGGCCAAGGCCATGATGTGGATCTTCCTTCTCTCCGACACCTTTATTTTCGGCTGCTTCCTAGCCGCTTACGCCGCGGCCCGGCTTTCCGCCACCGAGCCTTGGCCCGATGCCGGCAAGGTCTTCGCCCTGCACCTCGGTGGCCAGGAGGTGCCCCTCCTCCTCATCGCCATCATGACCGTGATCCTCATCAGCTCCAGCGGCACCATGGCCATTGCTGTGTACCACGCCTACAACCGCAACAAACCCTACACCGCTCTCTTCCTTGGCCTCACCGCTCTTCTGGGCCTCACCTTCGTGGGGATGCAGGCCTATGAGTGGACCCACCTCATCAAGGATCTGGGCTTCCGCCCCTGGGGTAACCCCATGGGGGCGGCCCAGTTCGGTGCTTCCTTCTTCATGCTCACGGGTTTCCACGGCCTGCACGTGACCGCTGGGGTCATCTACCTGACGGCGGTGGCCGTCCGCGTCCTGAAGGGGGTGTACGACCGGGCAGGGAGCTACGTGGGGGTAGAGGTAGCGGGGCTTTACTGGCACTTCGTCGACCTGGTCTGGGTCTTCATCTTCGCCTTTTTCTACCTCTTTTAGGGGGTGGGTATGGAGCGCGGTTCGGGGATGGCCAGGGGCGAGCAGCACCAGTCCATCGGGGTCTACCTTGCGGTTTGGGGTCTTCTTTTCGTCCTGAGCGCCATATCTTATCTGCTGGACTACTTCCAGGTGGAGCCCATCGGTCTCCGGCGGTTTCTCATCACCGTTTTCGCCCTGTTGAAGGCCGGCCTGATCGTGGCCTATTTCATGCACCTGCGCTTTGAGCGGCTGGGCCTGGTGTACGCTATCCTCCTGCCCCCGCTCCTGCTTCTGGCCCTGGTGGCTATCCTGGTTCCTGAGGGAAGGTATGTGGCCGCGGTGCGCCAGCTTTTCTTTGGTGGGCCTTAGCAGGGCGCTGGCCCACCACACGGACACCCACCTCACCGACTTGGGCCCCGCCTGGTGGGGGGTTTTGGTCATGGCTCCCGTGCCCTTCCTCCTGGTGGGAGGGGTGGCCTGGTACCTCTGGCGGCGCTCTAGGGGGAACAGGGGAAAATAGGGCCATGCGGGCCATGCTGCTTAAGGCGGTGGGGGAGCCCCTGTTCCCGGCGGACCTGCCCCCGCCCACCCCTGGCCCCGGAGAGGTGCTCCTCCGGGTGGAGGCCTGCGGGGTGTGCCGCACGGACCAGCACATCGCCGACGGGGAGCTTCCCCCGCCCCGCCTCCCCCTGGTCCTGGGCCACCAGGCGGTGGGCCGGGTGGCGGGCCTGGGGGAGGGGGTGGTGGGGATAGCCTTGGGGACCAGGCTCGGGGTGGGGTGGCTCGGCGGGGCTTGCGGGGCCTGCAAGTTCTGCCTCCGGGGGCAGGAAAACCTCTGCCCCGGGGCTCGTTTCACCGGTTACCACCGGGACGGGGGGTACGCGGAGTACCTGGTGGTGCGGGCGGAGTACGCCTACCCCTTGCCCGAGGACCTCCCCCCGGAGGCCCTGGCCCCATGGCTTTGCGCGGGCCTCATCGGCTACCGGGCCTACCGGATGGTCCAAGACCGGCAGGTCCTGGGTTTTTACGGTTTCGGGGCCGCGGCCCACCTCCTCCTGCAGGTGGCGCGGCACGAGGGCAAGCGGGTCTATGCCTTTGTCCGCCCGGGGGACGAGGCGGCCAAGGCCTTGGCCCTGGAGCTGGGGGCCTTTTGGGCGGGGGACTCCACGGAAAGCCCGCCCGAGCCCCTGGAGGCGGCCTTGGTCTTCGCCCCCGTGGGGAGCCTGGTGCCCAAGGCCCTGGCGGACACGGAGCCCGGGGGGGTGGTGGTCCTGGCGGGGATCCACATGAGCCCCATCCCCGAGATGCCCTACCGCCTCCTCTGGGAGGAGAGGGTCTTGCGCTCCGTGGCCAACCTCACCCGGGAGGACGCCAAGGCCTTCCTGGAGATCGCCCCCAAGGTGCCCGTGCGGGCGGAGGTGGAGGTCTTTCCCCTCGAGGAGGCCAACCGGGCCCTGGAGGCCCTGCGCCGGGGGCGGCTTAGGGGAGCGGCCGTCCTCCTCCCCTGAGGCGCTCCAGAAAGCGGAGGGCAAAGCCCTCCTCCCGTACCCTGCGCCGGAGGGCCTCCAGGTCCAAAGGCCTCGGGGCCAGGGGCTCCAGGGCCACCTTGGGGAGGGGGGCCTCCTCCAGGAGGGCGAAGAAGGCGGGGTCGGCCCAGGGGGGCACGAAGGCCCCGCTGCGGCAGAGGAAAGCGCGGTGGAACAGGCCCGGCACCGCCCCCCCGGGATCAAAAACCCGCTCTACCGGAACCTGGGGCTCGGGCTCCAGGGCCGGGTCGCGCCAGGGGGGGTAGAAGACCCTGAGCCTTGCTCCCTGGCGGGCGTAGAAGACCATCCAGTCGTCGCAGGCGGGTTCCTCCCCCAAGGGGCGGTAGCCCGCGTCGTGGTGGGCGTCGAAGAGGACCACCTCCCTCACCCCCTCCCGGACCCTTGGGTGGAAGGCCAGGGCGTTGGAGTCGGCGTAGTAGAGCACCGCCCCTTCAACGAAGGCGAAGCGCCGCCAGAACCCCTCCCACCCCCGGGCCTGGGGCAGGGGAAGCCCCCGGAGGAGGAAGGCCAGGGCCCGTTCCTCCCAGGCCTCCAGGAGGTAGTAGGGGGTTTCGAACTGGGCCCAGGCGTAAAGGGGGGCCTGGGGATGGTGAGGGTCTTGGGGGAGGGGGAAGAAGGAGTCGAAGTCCACCACCAAGAGCCGCATACCCACCTCCAGAAGTAGCAAAGCCCCCGCTGCGAGGCGAGGGCTTTGTCCCCGGAGGCTTTACCAGAGGTAGAAGAGCACCACGATGAAGAGCCAGACCGCGTCCACCAGGTGCCAGTACATGCTGGCGGCCTCGAGGGTCCCGTGGTGGTGGAGGGTGGTCTTACCCCTAAGGGCTTGGAGGTAGGCCAAGACCAGGCCGAAGCCGCCGATGAGCACGTGCAGCCCGTGGAGGCCCACGATGGTGAAGAAGGCTGCGGTCCAGAGGTTTTCCTGCCAGCTGGAGTGATGGTAGAACTCCCAGAACTCGTAGGCCTGGAAGAGGAAGAAGAGGGCTCCCAGGATGATGGTGATGAGGAGGCCGAAGCGGAAGGGATGGAAGCGGCCCCGCCTGAGGTCGTGGTGGGCAAAGTGCACCGTGAAAGAGGAACTCACCAGGAAGAAGGTGTTGAGGATGGCCAGCCAGAGGGCGGGCCGCTCCTCGGGGGGCACGGCCGCTCCCGTGAGCCGGAGGTAGAGGTAGCCCGCGATGAGGATGGCGAAGAGGCCCACCTCGGAGACGATGAACCAGGCCATCCCCATCCAGGCGTTGGACTTGCCCGTGACCGTGTGGTGCTCTACGGGATGGCTGTATTCGTCCTCCAGGGCCCAGCGGATCAGGCCGTAGGCGAAGAGGACCAGGAAGAGCCACATCCATACGTTGGGCCAGGGGAGGATGGCCAGGCTCACGAAGAAGGCGAAGAGGGTAGCGGCGGAGTAGAAGGGCCAGAAGGAGCTGTTGGGCAGGTGGATGTGCCTGGGGTCCTCGGGCTTGAGCTCCACCCCCCGCTTGGACCAGTCGTAAAGGGGCCGCTCGGAGGGGAACTCCTTGGGCAGCTGCACGTCAAAGTTGTGGGCCCTGGGCGGGGAGCTGGTGAGCCACTCCAGGGTATAGCCCCCCCAGGGGTTGTCGGGGGCCTTGGGGCCGGAGCGCAGGCTCTTCCACATGGTGTAGATCCAGACCACTCCCCCCAGGCCCAGGATGAAGGCCCCGATGGTGGAGATGAGGTTCAGCTCGGGCCAGCCAGCGATGTCCGCGTTGTAGGTGTAGTAGCGCCGGGGCATGCCCAAAAAGCCCAGGGCGTATTGGGGCAGGAAGGTGACCAGGTAGCCCACCAGGAAGAGCCAGAAGTGGAGCTTGCCCAGGCGGTCGTCGAACATCCGGCCCGTCATCTTGGGCCACCAGTAGTAAAGCCCAGCGAAGGCCCCGAAGGCCGAACCCGCCATGAGGACGTTGTGGAAGTGGGCCACCACGAAGTAGGAGTCGTGGAACTGGTAGGTCAGGGGGGTCATGGCCAGCATGACCCCGGTGATGCCCCCCAGGAGGAAGTTGAAGATGAAACCCAGCACCCAGTAGAGGGGGGTCTTCATCTGCAGGTGGCCGCCCCACAGGGTGCCGATGAGGTTGAAGAGCTTCACCCCCGTGGGCACGGCGATGAGGGCGGTGAAGAAGGCGAAGGCGATCTGGAAGACGTTGGACTCGCCCACGGTGAACATGTGGTGGGCCCAGACCATGGTGCCCAGGACCACGATGCCCATCTGGGCCCAGACCATCTGCTTGTAGCCGAAAAGGGGCTTCCGGGCAAAGGTGGAGGCCACCTCCGCCAGGATGCCCAGGTAGGGCAGGAGCATCACGTAAACCGTGGGGTGGGAGTAGAACCAGAAGAACTGCTGGAAGAGGACGGGGTCACCCCCGATGGCGGGGTTGAACCAGGTGAGGCCGATCTTCCGGTCCAGGAGGACGAGGAGGGTGGCCGCGGTAAGCCCCGCCAGACTGAAGAGGTTGAGGACGCTGGCGGCGAAGACGCTCCACACGTACATGGGCATCTTCCAAAGGCTCATCCCTTGGGCCCGCAGGTTGTAAATGGTGGCGATGAAGTTGGCGTTACCCAACAGGCTGGAGAAGCCCAGGAGGAGGATGGCCGCCATGTAGAAGTTGACGCCGCTTTCCGACTGGGCGGAGAAGGGGTAGTAAAAGGTCCAGCCCACGCTGGGGGCCCCCCCGGGGAAGAAGAAGCTCATGAGGGCCAGGATGATAGCCCCCAGGAAGGCCCAGTAGCTGAAGGCGTTGATGCGGGGCAGGGCCACGTCCCGGGCCCCCAGCATGAGGGGCACCACGAAGTTGCCGAAGCCGGTGAGCCCGGCCTGGATGATGAAGAAGAAGAGCATTGTGGCCCCGTGCAGGGTGAGGATCTGGTTGTACTGCTCCCCCGTGAGCAGGCCGCTGTTGGGCACTGCCAGCTGGGCCCGGATGAGGAGGGAGAAGACCCCGGCCAGGGCAAAGGCGAAAAAGGCGGTGACGGTATAGAGGATGCCGATCTTCTTGTGGTCTACGGTGGTGAGGAGGTCCCAGAGGACCGCCCAGATGTTTGCTTTGGGCTTTGCGGCAACAGCCATCCCGATGCCTCCTTCAGAACCTCGGCAGGGTGCTGAAGTCGAACCCTTCCAGCCTCAGCCCGTCCAGGTAACGCACCAAAGCCTCCAAGTCCTCGTCGGAAAGCTGGGGAAAGCCCGGCATCTGCACCCCCGGCTTGAAGGAGGCCGGGTCGCGGATCCAGGCCTTCATGTTCTCCGGGGTGTTCTCCGCAATGGCCGCTCCCAGGGTGAGGCGGTTGCCCATGAAGCCCAGGTCGGGGCCTATGACCGCCGGGGGCATCTGCCCCTGGATGCCGTGGCAGGCGGCGCAGAACTGGCCGAAGACCTCCTGCCCGCGGGCGTCGGCCACCGGAGGGGTGTAGTCCCGGGCCTCGGCCACGAAGCGCTGGAACTCCTCCTCGGGCACCACCAGGACCCGGAAGAGCATGCGGGCGTGGCTGGCCCCGCAGAGCTCGGCGCAGAAGCCGTAGTAGTGGCCCACCTGCTCGGGTTTGAAGTGTAGAAGGGTCTTTTGTCCCGGAATGGCGTCCCGCTTCCCCGTGAGCCCCGGCACCCAGAACGAGTGGATCACGTCCTTAGAGGTGATCTCCAGGGTCACCGGCACCCCCACGGGCAGGATGAGCTCGTTGGAGTTCCTGAGACCTAGCGCGGGGTAGTGGAAGTCCCACCAGAACTGGTAGCCCACCACCTCCACCTTCATGGCCCCCGGTATGGGCTGGTTCACGAGGATCAGGCTCCTCGCGGTCAGGCCGAAGAGGATGAATACGATGACCAGGGGAATGACGGTCCAGACCACCTCGAGGCGGTCGTTGCCGTGGATCTGGGGGGGTTCCCCCGTCTGGCCGGGTTTGGCCCGGAACTTCCAGGTCACGTAGGCCAGGGCTCCTGCCACCACCCCGAAGACCAGGATGGAGAAGAAGAGCACCCACAGGAGTAGGAAGTTGGTCTCCCGGTTGGTGGCCGAAAAGGGGTGGGTGATGGCCACCCGGTGGGCCTCCTGGGCCAGGACGAAGCCTAGGGGTACCAGCGCCGCCAAGATTCGCCTCATCGTTCCTCCTATACCACCCGGTCCACCGCCATGGCCGCGAAGAGGAGGGCCAGGTACAGCATGGAGTACCTGTACAGGGAAACCGCCGTCCTCCGCTCGGGCTGGCGGTAGAGGGCCAGGCTCTTGAGGATGAGGAGGGCGTTCAGGGCCAGGCTGAAGGAGAGGTAAACGAGGCCCAGCTCGCCCAGAAGGAGGGGCATCAGGGAGATGAGGGCGGTGAGGAGGGCATAGAGGGCGATCTGCATCACCGTGACCCGCTCCCCCAGGACCACGGGCAGCATGGGCACCCCCGCCTGCCGGTACTCGTCCTGGATCAGGAGGGCCAGGGCCCAGAAGTGCACCGGGGTCCAGAAGAAGATGAGGGCGAAGAGGTACCAGGCGAAGAGGCTCAGGTCCCCAGTGACCGCCGCCCAGCCCACCAGGGGCGGGAAGGCCCCCGCTGCCCCCCCGATGACGATGTTCTGCCAGGTGCGCCGCTTTAGGTAGAGGGTGTAGACCAGCACGTACCAGATGAGGCCCGCGAGGGCCAGGGTGGCCGCGAGGAGGTTGGCCCCCCACCCGAGGAGGAGGAAGGCCAGAAGGGCCAGGGCCAAGGCGAAGAGGAGGGCGTCCCGGCTAGGGATCCTCTGGGTGGCCGTGGGCCGCCGGGCGGTGCGCCGCATGCGGGCGTCGATGTCCCGGTCCACCACCATGTTGATGGCGTTGGCCGCTCCCGCCATCATGTACCCCCCCATGGCCACCGCCAGGAAAAGGCCGGTCCCGGGCCAGCCCCCCGCGGCGATGACCATGGCTAGGAGGGTGGTGAGGAGGAGGAGGCTGATCACCCGGGGTTTGGTGAGGGCCAGGTAGTCCTTCCAGGTGGCCCCCCCCGTGCCCCGGTGGACCCCCTGGGGGAGGGGTTCGCCCCCCCAGGGGGCGGCCTGGGGAGTACCCCGGGCCAGGGCCGAGGCGGCCAGCAGGACGAAGGCGAACCAGATGAGGTAGGCCAGGAAGAGGTGCAGGAGCTGGAGGGCGAAGGGGGCCCGCAGCCAGACGTTGGCCAGACCCACCAGGAGCTGCAGGCCGTAAAGGGCCGTGAGGAGGTGGGCGAACCTTTGGGTGGACAGGGAGGGGCGCAGGCGGGCCACCAGGTGGCCGGCGAAGACCACGTAGAGACCCACGCTCACCGCAATCAGGGGGTGGAGGACCCTGAGGCGCACCAGGAAGTGCTCCCCCGGGGTCAGGGAGCGTTCCAGAGCCTCCCGGGTGCTGGCCACGGGGAAGAGGAGGTCCCCCAGGGCGGTGATGGCCCCGCTCATCCCCAGGAAGACCAGCGCCAGGAGACCTAGAAGAAGGCCGATGCTCACCGCCCCTTGTCCCTTAAGGGCCAGGGGCGCCCCGCCGGAGGCCCACCAGGCGGTAAGGAGCAAGGCCGCCAGCAGGAAGTAGGTGTTCGCCAGGTGGACCATGTGGACCACGGCCCGTTCGGTGCTGATGTTGTCCGCCACCCAGCCGAAGAGGACCAGGGCCGCCCCCACCAGGCTTTCCGTGACCATGAAGAACAGGGAAAGCCCGGCGCCGAAGCGCACGGGGTGGCCCTTGGGGAAGAGGCGCAGGGCCAGGATGAGGAGCGCTAGGGCTCCCAGAAAGGCCAGGCCTGAGGTGGCCCGGTGGGTGAACTCGATGAGGGTCTCCACCTCAGGGCTTCTGGGGATGACCTCCCCGTTGCAGGTAGGCCAGTGGGAGCCGCAACCGGCCCCCGAGCCCGTGATCCGCACGAAAGCCCCCCATAGGGCCACCAGGACGGTCCAGAGGAATACACCCCAGGCCAGGCGTCTGAAGCGGTCTTGGTTCATACCGGACTCGCCCCCCAGACGGTAGCGCCTACCATTCTGCCAGAAAGCTTCGCCGGGGGGTGAGGTACATTTGTCCCTCGCATCTCCTCACCCAGGAGCCTAATACCCCCTTGCCCTATTTGGCAAGGGGCCGAGGGGTCTCCTGGGGCAGGCGACCCGCCCTCTTTTCGGGAGGGGACTTGCCCCATCCTATGCCCCTTTGGGCCCCGCCTGCCGGATGGCCTCCGTCACCCCATCGGCATATTTTTGGAAGTTATCTTGAAAGAGCGCGGCTAGCTTCTGGGCCTGGCGATCGTAGGCCTCCGGGTCGGCCCAGGTCTCCCGGGGGTTCAGAAGCTCTTGGGGGACACCCGGCACCTCTAGGGGCACCTCAAAGCCGAAGACGGGGTCCTGGCGGTAGGGAACCCCCTCGAGGGCCCCGCTCAGGGCTGCTCCCAGGAGGGCCCGGGTGAGGGGCAGGGGGAAGCGCCGGCCCACCCCGTAGGGCCCCCCGGTCCAGCCGGTGTTCACCAGGTAGACCCGGGGGGCGTGCCTTTGGATCTTCTCCCCCAGCATCCGGGCGTAGACCCCAGGGTGCATGGGCAGGAAGGGGGCCCCGAAGCAGGCGGAAAAGGTGGCCTTGGGCTCGGTGACCCCCCGCTCCGTTCCCGCCACCCGGGCGGTGTAGCCGGAGAGGAAGTAGTACATGGCCTGCTCCGGGCTGAGGCGGGCGATGGGGGGCAGGACCCCGTAGGCGTCGGCGGAGAGGAAGAAGATGGCCCTGGGGTGGCCGGCCATCCCCGAGTCCACCACGTTCTCCAGGTGGGCGATGGGGTAGGAGGCCCGGGTGTTTTCCGTCTTGGTGTCGTCGTCCCATTCCACCCGGCGGCTTTCCGGATTCACCACCACGTTCTCCAGAATGGACTCAAACTGGTTGGAGGCCCGGAAGATGAGGGGCTCGTGTTCCTCCGAGAGGCGGATGACCTTGGCGTAACACCCCCCCTCGAAGTTGAAAACCCCCTCCTCGCTCCAGCCGTGCTCGTCGTCGCCGATCAGGGGGCGCTGAGGGTCGGTGGAAAGGGTGGTCTTGCCCGTGCCCGAGAGGCCGAAGAAGAGGGCCACGTCCCCCTCCTGGCCCACGTTGGCCGAGGCGTGCATGGGGAAGACCCCCCTTTTGGGCATGAGGTAGTTCATCACCGTGAAGATGCTCTTCTTGATCTCCCCGGCGTACTTGGTGCCCACGATGAGCACCAGCCTCCGGGCAAAGCTGATGCCCACGAAGACCTCGCTTTTGGTGCCGTCCCGCTCGGGGTCCGCCAGGAAGTGGGGAGCGTGGACCACGGTGAAGCCAGGGACGAAGCGCTCCACCTCGTCGTCCAGGGGGAAGCGGCGGGGCAGGAGGAACATGTTGCGGGCGAACAGGGCGTGCCAAGGGCTTTCCGTCACCACCCGCACCGCCAGGCGGTGCCGCCGGTCCGCCCCGGCGTAGAGGTCCTGCACGTAGAGGTCCCGCTCGGAGAGGTGCTGGGCCACCCGGGCGAGGAGGGCCTGGAAGGCCTCAGGGGCGAAGGGTTGGTTCACCTCCCCCCACCAGATCTCCTCCTCCACCTCGGGCTCCCGCACCACGAACTTATCCCGGGGGCTTCTTCCGGTGTAGGGGGTGGTGTCCACCACCAGGGGCCCCTTGTGAGCCAGGAAGCCCTCCCCCCGGCTCAAGGTGTGCTCCACCAAGACGGGGGATGCCGCGTCCCAGAACACCCTCTTTTTTGGCTCTATACCTATGTAACTCAGGCGGTCCATCCGGGCCTCCTCGTGTCCAGGGTATCACGGGCAGGATTTCCCAGCTTCCAACTACCCCTCCTCCCCGTACCCCGGCCGTCCCAGGAGGGCGAAGGTGAGGCGTTTGCCCAGCTCCACCCCGGGCTGGTCGAAGGCGTTCACCCCCCAAAGCTCCCCCAGGAAGGCGGTCTGCCACATGAGGTGCTGCAACAGCCAGCCCACCGCGTAGGGGGAAACCTCCGAAAGGTAAAGGGTATAGACCCGCTGCCCGGCCTCGGCCAGGGCCCGGTAGGTGGCCTCGGCCTCGGCCTTGAGGAGCGCGAAGAGGCCCTTGCCGAAGAGGTAGCCCGCCTCCGCCTCCAACCCCGCCACCTCCGGCAAGGGTAGGTCCTCCGCGGCCCTTTCCGGCACCACCAGAACGATGAGCTTGTCCAGGGGGCCTTCCCGGAAGAGCTGCACCTGGGCGTGCTGGTCGGCGGGGCCCAGGGCGGGGACGGCGGTGGTGCCCACGCGGTTGCCCTCCCGGTCCTGCTTCCCCAAGGACTCGTCGTGGAGCTGGACGAACCAGGAGGGGAGGTGTTTGAGCCGTTCCGAGTAGACCATGAAGACGGTCACGGGCAGGTGGCGGTGGAGGTGCTGGAGGAGGGCCGTTTGTAGGGGAAGGCTTTGCTCTAAGGGAGCCAGGGCCAGCT is a window from the Thermus thermamylovorans genome containing:
- a CDS encoding cytochrome C oxidase subunit IV family protein, whose product is MERGSGMARGEQHQSIGVYLAVWGLLFVLSAISYLLDYFQVEPIGLRRFLITVFALLKAGLIVAYFMHLRFERLGLVYAILLPPLLLLALVAILVPEGRYVAAVRQLFFGGP
- the coxB gene encoding cytochrome c oxidase subunit II, with translation MRRILAALVPLGFVLAQEAHRVAITHPFSATNRETNFLLLWVLFFSILVFGVVAGALAYVTWKFRAKPGQTGEPPQIHGNDRLEVVWTVIPLVIVFILFGLTARSLILVNQPIPGAMKVEVVGYQFWWDFHYPALGLRNSNELILPVGVPVTLEITSKDVIHSFWVPGLTGKRDAIPGQKTLLHFKPEQVGHYYGFCAELCGASHARMLFRVLVVPEEEFQRFVAEARDYTPPVADARGQEVFGQFCAACHGIQGQMPPAVIGPDLGFMGNRLTLGAAIAENTPENMKAWIRDPASFKPGVQMPGFPQLSDEDLEALVRYLDGLRLEGFDFSTLPRF
- the ctaD gene encoding cytochrome c oxidase subunit I, translating into MAVAAKPKANIWAVLWDLLTTVDHKKIGILYTVTAFFAFALAGVFSLLIRAQLAVPNSGLLTGEQYNQILTLHGATMLFFFIIQAGLTGFGNFVVPLMLGARDVALPRINAFSYWAFLGAIILALMSFFFPGGAPSVGWTFYYPFSAQSESGVNFYMAAILLLGFSSLLGNANFIATIYNLRAQGMSLWKMPMYVWSVFAASVLNLFSLAGLTAATLLVLLDRKIGLTWFNPAIGGDPVLFQQFFWFYSHPTVYVMLLPYLGILAEVASTFARKPLFGYKQMVWAQMGIVVLGTMVWAHHMFTVGESNVFQIAFAFFTALIAVPTGVKLFNLIGTLWGGHLQMKTPLYWVLGFIFNFLLGGITGVMLAMTPLTYQFHDSYFVVAHFHNVLMAGSAFGAFAGLYYWWPKMTGRMFDDRLGKLHFWLFLVGYLVTFLPQYALGFLGMPRRYYTYNADIAGWPELNLISTIGAFILGLGGVVWIYTMWKSLRSGPKAPDNPWGGYTLEWLTSSPPRAHNFDVQLPKEFPSERPLYDWSKRGVELKPEDPRHIHLPNSSFWPFYSAATLFAFFVSLAILPWPNVWMWLFLVLFAYGLIRWALEDEYSHPVEHHTVTGKSNAWMGMAWFIVSEVGLFAILIAGYLYLRLTGAAVPPEERPALWLAILNTFFLVSSSFTVHFAHHDLRRGRFHPFRFGLLITIILGALFFLFQAYEFWEFYHHSSWQENLWTAAFFTIVGLHGLHVLIGGFGLVLAYLQALRGKTTLHHHGTLEAASMYWHLVDAVWLFIVVLFYLW
- a CDS encoding zinc-dependent alcohol dehydrogenase family protein is translated as MRAMLLKAVGEPLFPADLPPPTPGPGEVLLRVEACGVCRTDQHIADGELPPPRLPLVLGHQAVGRVAGLGEGVVGIALGTRLGVGWLGGACGACKFCLRGQENLCPGARFTGYHRDGGYAEYLVVRAEYAYPLPEDLPPEALAPWLCAGLIGYRAYRMVQDRQVLGFYGFGAAAHLLLQVARHEGKRVYAFVRPGDEAAKALALELGAFWAGDSTESPPEPLEAALVFAPVGSLVPKALADTEPGGVVVLAGIHMSPIPEMPYRLLWEERVLRSVANLTREDAKAFLEIAPKVPVRAEVEVFPLEEANRALEALRRGRLRGAAVLLP
- a CDS encoding cytochrome c oxidase subunit 3, which codes for MEERTLRLPRFLAYLAQDWTSDLATFKVVWAKAMMWIFLLSDTFIFGCFLAAYAAARLSATEPWPDAGKVFALHLGGQEVPLLLIAIMTVILISSSGTMAIAVYHAYNRNKPYTALFLGLTALLGLTFVGMQAYEWTHLIKDLGFRPWGNPMGAAQFGASFFMLTGFHGLHVTAGVIYLTAVAVRVLKGVYDRAGSYVGVEVAGLYWHFVDLVWVFIFAFFYLF
- a CDS encoding heme o synthase, producing the protein MNQDRFRRLAWGVFLWTVLVALWGAFVRITGSGAGCGSHWPTCNGEVIPRSPEVETLIEFTHRATSGLAFLGALALLILALRLFPKGHPVRFGAGLSLFFMVTESLVGAALVLFGWVADNISTERAVVHMVHLANTYFLLAALLLTAWWASGGAPLALKGQGAVSIGLLLGLLALVFLGMSGAITALGDLLFPVASTREALERSLTPGEHFLVRLRVLHPLIAVSVGLYVVFAGHLVARLRPSLSTQRFAHLLTALYGLQLLVGLANVWLRAPFALQLLHLFLAYLIWFAFVLLAASALARGTPQAAPWGGEPLPQGVHRGTGGATWKDYLALTKPRVISLLLLTTLLAMVIAAGGWPGTGLFLAVAMGGYMMAGAANAINMVVDRDIDARMRRTARRPTATQRIPSRDALLFALALALLAFLLLGWGANLLAATLALAGLIWYVLVYTLYLKRRTWQNIVIGGAAGAFPPLVGWAAVTGDLSLFAWYLFALIFFWTPVHFWALALLIQDEYRQAGVPMLPVVLGERVTVMQIALYALLTALISLMPLLLGELGLVYLSFSLALNALLILKSLALYRQPERRTAVSLYRYSMLYLALLFAAMAVDRVV
- the pckA gene encoding phosphoenolpyruvate carboxykinase (ATP), encoding MDRLSYIGIEPKKRVFWDAASPVLVEHTLSRGEGFLAHKGPLVVDTTPYTGRSPRDKFVVREPEVEEEIWWGEVNQPFAPEAFQALLARVAQHLSERDLYVQDLYAGADRRHRLAVRVVTESPWHALFARNMFLLPRRFPLDDEVERFVPGFTVVHAPHFLADPERDGTKSEVFVGISFARRLVLIVGTKYAGEIKKSIFTVMNYLMPKRGVFPMHASANVGQEGDVALFFGLSGTGKTTLSTDPQRPLIGDDEHGWSEEGVFNFEGGCYAKVIRLSEEHEPLIFRASNQFESILENVVVNPESRRVEWDDDTKTENTRASYPIAHLENVVDSGMAGHPRAIFFLSADAYGVLPPIARLSPEQAMYYFLSGYTARVAGTERGVTEPKATFSACFGAPFLPMHPGVYARMLGEKIQRHAPRVYLVNTGWTGGPYGVGRRFPLPLTRALLGAALSGALEGVPYRQDPVFGFEVPLEVPGVPQELLNPRETWADPEAYDRQAQKLAALFQDNFQKYADGVTEAIRQAGPKGA